A region from the Leptospira ellinghausenii genome encodes:
- a CDS encoding Crp/Fnr family transcriptional regulator, with amino-acid sequence MNVEHLRKYITEVRIDHFAQGTKVFSEGEECNGKMYFVFSGLLQVYKRKATGEEQYVRDIKPGEFFGEMALVFPSPRAASIVAAAEDTKVGIITKDIFLGMGKESPGFLSVILHSIINRLTAVEDSISEKQKELHILINGIHQKEGETTITETVTKTEDNTQDSEQLEGETGKLKT; translated from the coding sequence ATGAATGTAGAACACCTCCGTAAATACATCACTGAAGTGCGCATTGACCATTTTGCCCAAGGAACAAAAGTATTTTCTGAAGGGGAAGAATGTAACGGTAAAATGTATTTTGTTTTTTCTGGATTGTTACAGGTTTATAAACGGAAAGCTACTGGCGAAGAACAATATGTAAGAGATATCAAACCTGGAGAATTTTTTGGTGAGATGGCTCTTGTATTCCCTTCTCCAAGAGCAGCTTCCATTGTAGCAGCAGCAGAGGATACAAAAGTCGGAATCATCACCAAAGATATTTTTTTGGGAATGGGAAAAGAAAGCCCCGGGTTTTTATCAGTGATCCTTCACAGCATTATCAATCGACTAACAGCCGTAGAAGATTCGATCTCTGAAAAACAAAAAGAATTGCATATACTAATCAATGGAATCCACCAAAAAGAGGGCGAAACAACGATCACAGAAACTGTCACAAAGACTGAGGACAACACACAGGATTCTGAACAGCTTGAAGGTGAAACAGGAAAACTAAAGACTTAA